One part of the Terrimicrobium sacchariphilum genome encodes these proteins:
- a CDS encoding exo-alpha-sialidase, translating into MPSLITNRHGSARVTRLAGRTSIVHRASSWDAAYSHHPQVAAIGGRLWATWSLGHLHEDGPGQTMVYATSDDLGHTWTAARTLVPAAPGEHGPTCITSGGLHVGEDTIAAYASSYEITPAAMALFMESGLNGWHRPGLKTVHRVYTGVHVSRDGGATWSETESRLPGFIPNLSPVRLDSGRLFMTGHLRHAWTDDPAGLSGWEIVGLPGLPDGFFERAGGFCPVTGQLAELGICEGAVYEIPGQPLRMMLRSNRARLAVAESRDDGATWSEPQLTDFTDCGSKMQFGRLPDGRYFALSCPDPNVPTSCLRRTPLVLAVSRDGNVFDRHFLLGDEPDAPLRYPGAYKHGRYGYPYSLVVSDHLVVINSVGKEDIECHVFSLRDLED; encoded by the coding sequence ATGCCATCCCTCATCACTAATCGCCACGGCTCAGCCCGTGTCACCCGCCTCGCTGGGCGCACCTCGATCGTCCACCGGGCCAGCTCCTGGGATGCCGCCTACAGTCACCACCCGCAGGTGGCTGCGATTGGCGGTCGCCTTTGGGCAACCTGGTCGCTGGGGCATCTCCATGAGGACGGGCCTGGGCAGACCATGGTCTATGCGACCTCCGATGATCTCGGCCACACCTGGACGGCCGCGCGGACCCTCGTGCCAGCCGCGCCGGGTGAGCATGGCCCGACCTGCATCACCTCAGGCGGGTTGCATGTCGGGGAGGACACCATTGCGGCGTATGCGTCCAGTTATGAGATCACTCCTGCGGCGATGGCGCTGTTCATGGAGTCCGGCCTCAACGGCTGGCACCGGCCGGGCCTCAAGACCGTGCACCGGGTCTACACGGGCGTGCATGTCTCGCGGGACGGCGGGGCGACCTGGAGCGAGACAGAGAGCAGGCTGCCCGGCTTCATCCCCAACCTGAGTCCCGTGCGTCTGGACTCGGGTCGATTGTTCATGACAGGGCATCTCCGGCATGCCTGGACCGACGATCCTGCCGGACTTTCCGGCTGGGAAATCGTGGGGCTGCCCGGCCTGCCGGATGGCTTCTTTGAACGGGCGGGCGGGTTTTGCCCGGTGACGGGTCAGCTTGCGGAACTCGGCATCTGCGAGGGCGCGGTCTATGAAATACCAGGTCAGCCTCTCCGGATGATGCTGCGCTCCAATCGCGCCCGTCTGGCCGTGGCCGAGAGCCGCGATGATGGCGCGACCTGGAGCGAGCCGCAACTCACGGACTTCACCGATTGCGGCAGCAAGATGCAGTTTGGCCGCCTGCCCGACGGGAGATATTTCGCCCTCAGCTGCCCGGACCCGAATGTCCCTACGTCCTGCCTGCGCCGCACGCCACTGGTGCTGGCGGTGAGCCGCGATGGCAATGTCTTTGACCGGCATTTTCTCCTGGGAGATGAGCCGGACGCCCCGCTTCGCTATCCCGGGGCATACAAACACGGTCGCTACGGTTACCCGTACAGCCTGGTCGTCAGTGATCACCTCGTGGTCATCAACTCGGTCGGCAAGGAAGACATCGAGTGCCACGTCTTCAGCCTTCGCGATCTCGAGGACTAA
- a CDS encoding autotransporter-associated beta strand repeat-containing protein, with the protein MKHIATLTLNSAATWTLRKGMTALLLAGVCGSALTTARAASYTFDANTSSAGVQDGAGTWNTTLSNFWNGTSDVKWPNQDTDVAVFGAGGGAGTMTITTGTVTTNGITFGPVAANSPYVISGGTITLAGANPTITVNTTNGGTINSTLVGTQGFIKAGTGGLTIGATADLSSLSGTIRVDAGSIFLAANGAAAAWQLNSSSATLGLSSYSTVSIGELSGVANSSLRTSGGAPVGSYTPTASIGALNTNSTFAGKIYGTIAITKVGTGTLTLSGSGNTYTGATIVSQGTLLLSGAGVISSSSPSVDVQSGATLDVSGVTGGVYTFAAAQLLKGAGTIKGNSIVSGSLQPGSSPGILSFTNNLTLANTTQTTIDLASGTRGTNFDGINVGGALVYDGTLTFSIGAALLNGTYNIFDFASKSGAFDLLAFSGGVYAGTFVYDGTALWTATDTNGSGQSFTFDQASGDLTVVPEPNTWTLALFGAIAGLILIRRRRDAAKD; encoded by the coding sequence ATGAAGCACATCGCGACTCTTACTTTGAACAGTGCCGCCACCTGGACCCTGAGGAAGGGAATGACGGCCCTCCTGCTCGCAGGCGTTTGCGGCAGCGCCCTCACGACCGCGCGCGCCGCCAGCTATACCTTCGACGCCAACACCTCGTCCGCCGGAGTCCAGGACGGGGCGGGCACCTGGAACACCACGCTCTCGAACTTTTGGAACGGGACGAGCGATGTTAAGTGGCCTAATCAGGATACCGACGTGGCGGTCTTCGGCGCAGGCGGAGGCGCAGGCACCATGACCATCACGACGGGAACCGTGACGACCAATGGGATCACATTTGGGCCCGTGGCAGCCAACTCTCCCTATGTGATCTCAGGTGGCACGATCACGCTGGCTGGCGCGAACCCAACAATTACCGTGAACACGACCAATGGAGGGACCATCAATTCAACCCTTGTCGGCACCCAGGGTTTCATCAAGGCAGGTACCGGGGGGCTCACGATTGGAGCGACGGCTGATCTCAGCAGCCTTTCAGGAACAATCCGGGTCGACGCCGGGTCGATATTCCTGGCCGCCAACGGCGCCGCGGCAGCGTGGCAGCTCAATTCCAGTTCGGCTACCCTGGGGCTGTCCTCCTACTCGACCGTGAGCATCGGCGAGCTCTCCGGGGTCGCCAATTCAAGCCTTCGCACATCAGGTGGCGCTCCCGTTGGCAGCTATACACCGACAGCGTCGATCGGCGCCCTGAATACAAACTCCACCTTCGCGGGAAAAATCTACGGCACCATCGCGATCACCAAGGTGGGCACAGGAACCCTGACCCTTAGCGGCAGCGGTAATACCTATACCGGAGCCACGATAGTCTCCCAGGGAACGCTCCTGCTCTCCGGCGCGGGGGTGATCTCTTCCAGCAGCCCGTCCGTCGATGTGCAGAGCGGAGCGACGCTCGATGTGTCCGGAGTCACGGGAGGAGTCTATACTTTTGCCGCCGCCCAGCTCCTCAAGGGCGCGGGAACGATCAAGGGCAACTCCATCGTGAGTGGTTCGCTGCAACCGGGCAGTTCGCCGGGCATCCTGAGCTTTACCAACAACCTGACGCTGGCCAATACCACCCAGACCACGATCGACCTCGCCTCGGGAACACGCGGAACGAACTTCGACGGCATCAATGTCGGCGGCGCTTTGGTCTACGATGGCACTCTGACGTTTTCCATCGGAGCGGCTCTGCTGAACGGCACGTATAACATCTTCGACTTCGCCAGCAAGTCGGGCGCCTTCGATCTGCTCGCCTTCAGCGGCGGCGTGTACGCGGGGACATTTGTCTACGACGGCACCGCGCTCTGGACGGCCACCGACACCAATGGCAGCGGTCAATCCTTTACCTTCGACCAGGCCAGCGGCGACCTGACGGTCGTGCCGGAGCCGAACACCTGGACTCTGGCTCTGTTTGGCGCGATCGCCGGGTTGATCCTGATACGTCGCCGCAGGGATGCGGCTAAAGATTGA
- a CDS encoding sialidase family protein: MQQSFQKPPGTVIRHQPAVSGLFIGSPSIAILEDGTYVASHDFFGPGSREHERGGTLIHRSTDRGLTWKQAAAIEGAFWSGLFVHDGALYLMGLTCHHGLLVIRRSENGGRSWTSPVDERSGLLTPEGQYHTAPMPVIIHSGRIWRTIEDAGSGTNWGQRYNPMLISAPVGADLLDRANWTFSSMPVQSPDWLQGAFGGWLEGNAVTLDDGRMANLLRIHHPRGETAALAILNPDGHTLTFHPDRDMVELPGAATKFAVRKDPVSGAWWTLANAVPPRHAQDKDHHTQIRNTLALLRSTDLRHWEMRYIPLYHPDSARHGFQYVDWLIEGRDLVFVSRTAWEDASGGARNEHDANYLTFHRIRDFRERELTDSPANPFQPEPDTQPAAVASLQLATQAA, from the coding sequence ATGCAGCAGTCCTTCCAAAAGCCACCGGGAACAGTCATCCGGCATCAGCCTGCCGTCTCCGGCCTCTTCATTGGGTCGCCCAGCATCGCGATCCTGGAGGATGGCACCTATGTTGCGTCGCATGATTTCTTTGGCCCGGGTTCCCGCGAGCACGAGCGTGGCGGCACATTGATCCATCGCAGTACAGATCGCGGCCTCACCTGGAAGCAGGCGGCGGCGATCGAGGGTGCCTTCTGGTCGGGGCTATTCGTACACGACGGCGCACTCTACCTGATGGGGCTGACCTGCCACCACGGTCTGCTGGTCATCCGGAGGAGCGAAAATGGAGGGCGCAGCTGGACCTCGCCGGTCGATGAGCGCTCGGGGCTTTTGACGCCGGAGGGGCAGTATCACACCGCGCCGATGCCGGTGATCATCCACTCCGGCAGGATATGGCGGACCATAGAGGATGCCGGGAGCGGCACGAACTGGGGGCAGCGTTATAATCCGATGCTGATCTCGGCGCCCGTCGGAGCCGATCTGCTGGATCGGGCGAACTGGACCTTTTCCTCCATGCCTGTGCAGTCCCCTGACTGGCTCCAGGGAGCATTTGGCGGCTGGCTCGAGGGCAATGCCGTCACCCTGGACGACGGGCGCATGGCCAACCTCCTGCGTATCCACCATCCTCGGGGAGAAACGGCTGCGCTCGCCATTCTCAATCCGGATGGGCACACCCTGACCTTTCACCCCGACCGTGACATGGTGGAACTGCCGGGAGCCGCGACAAAATTTGCCGTGCGCAAAGACCCCGTTTCCGGAGCATGGTGGACGCTGGCCAACGCCGTGCCGCCCCGCCACGCGCAGGACAAGGACCATCATACCCAGATCCGCAATACGCTGGCTCTCCTGCGCTCGACAGATCTCCGCCACTGGGAGATGCGCTACATCCCTCTTTATCATCCGGACTCTGCACGCCATGGCTTTCAATATGTCGACTGGCTCATCGAGGGCCGCGACCTGGTGTTTGTCAGCCGGACGGCGTGGGAGGATGCCAGCGGCGGCGCGCGCAATGAGCACGATGCCAACTACCTGACGTTTCACCGCATCCGCGACTTCCGCGAGCGCGAACTTACCGACTCCCCGGCGAACCCGTTCCAGCCGGAACCGGACACGCAGCCGGCCGCAGTGGCATCCTTGCAGTTAGCCACGCAGGCCGCCTGA
- a CDS encoding substrate-binding domain-containing protein: MSCGHDVKEAEDRLREWLGACGLPTGSRLPSVRILSGQLGIRYYALNRAMTNLALQGMVDRQGYKLFIAGKRAPEKSLYPCDVVVARRSIYLPSYRKVAKEMGIQATIYPWDSTEELVAILKRLLHERSPGVVFAPPSEAYSAAWETVASKLADQDIPVVCVGHRVRNISSVIGDDDQALEVIFRQMTDLGHTDMALLALSPRTSASMGVLSQWRWLCRKYRFTTSEDRFIPGSGMKLMPEEIQKLARQLKGDWKDCTALVVYTDKEYPIQHFLDELSRNGVKVPSRLSVVFLGDFKALHVSTPSVSSTAIDITLLHETVYFLLRRAQALKAQTGILPRPSVMRLEQELVLRESTTFAPGSRATLSKNALAARSSDTRGFDPGLEADVEMAWLRPYDSCAHVPESRFSTIDISEFVNRPINFRRGWLGDVPLRNLKPGRHTIHGIPFQVRGGNNRKDCGVIVLQSLVNSVGKARKLPTKVKCPIDQPARAIYILHACGYSKFLNRFAVYSFYNGKKKLGEVPIISLGKPPPEITPSEMKQALQTANIQDWWPDYPHFDFQHSRFAPMLEDGSADAIRRHVFLYTLEWINPSPDGAITHIEVTADAAQSTTLGILGVSVLKP; encoded by the coding sequence ATGAGTTGCGGGCACGATGTCAAAGAGGCTGAGGACCGTCTCCGCGAATGGCTGGGAGCGTGCGGCCTGCCCACGGGATCCCGTCTTCCTTCGGTTCGTATCCTGAGCGGGCAGCTCGGCATCCGCTACTATGCGCTGAATCGCGCGATGACCAATCTCGCCCTCCAGGGCATGGTCGACCGGCAGGGATACAAGCTTTTCATCGCAGGAAAACGAGCACCGGAGAAAAGCCTCTATCCGTGTGATGTCGTGGTCGCGCGCCGGTCCATCTATCTGCCGAGCTATCGCAAGGTGGCCAAGGAGATGGGCATTCAGGCCACGATCTACCCGTGGGATTCCACCGAGGAGCTGGTCGCCATCCTCAAGCGTCTCCTGCATGAGCGATCCCCCGGCGTGGTCTTTGCTCCACCCTCCGAGGCGTACTCCGCCGCGTGGGAGACAGTCGCGTCGAAGCTGGCAGACCAGGATATTCCCGTCGTGTGCGTGGGCCATCGCGTACGCAATATCTCCTCTGTCATCGGCGACGACGACCAGGCCCTCGAGGTGATCTTTCGCCAGATGACGGATCTCGGGCACACCGACATGGCGCTCCTGGCCCTGTCGCCTCGCACCTCGGCCTCCATGGGAGTTCTCTCCCAGTGGCGCTGGCTGTGCCGGAAGTACCGCTTCACCACCTCCGAGGATCGCTTCATTCCCGGCTCCGGCATGAAATTGATGCCCGAGGAAATCCAGAAGCTCGCCCGTCAGCTCAAGGGGGACTGGAAGGACTGCACGGCCCTCGTCGTCTACACCGACAAGGAATACCCCATCCAGCACTTCCTCGACGAACTCTCCCGCAATGGCGTAAAGGTCCCGTCGCGGCTCTCCGTGGTTTTTCTTGGCGACTTCAAGGCCCTCCACGTCTCGACTCCTTCCGTCAGCTCGACCGCCATCGACATCACTCTCCTGCACGAGACCGTCTATTTCCTCCTGCGCCGCGCCCAGGCGCTCAAGGCGCAGACAGGCATATTGCCTCGTCCCTCGGTCATGAGACTCGAGCAGGAGCTCGTCCTGCGCGAATCCACGACCTTCGCGCCCGGTTCCCGCGCCACGCTTTCCAAGAACGCGCTGGCCGCCCGATCCAGCGACACCCGGGGATTTGACCCCGGCCTGGAGGCGGATGTCGAGATGGCCTGGCTGCGCCCATACGACAGCTGCGCGCACGTGCCCGAGAGTCGCTTCTCCACGATCGACATCAGCGAATTTGTCAATCGCCCCATCAACTTCCGCCGCGGGTGGCTGGGCGACGTGCCTCTGCGCAACCTGAAGCCGGGTCGGCATACCATTCACGGCATCCCGTTTCAGGTCAGGGGCGGGAACAACCGGAAGGATTGCGGCGTGATCGTTCTCCAGTCGCTGGTCAACTCGGTGGGCAAGGCTCGCAAGCTCCCCACCAAGGTGAAGTGCCCCATCGACCAGCCCGCTCGCGCGATCTACATCCTGCACGCCTGCGGCTACTCAAAGTTCCTCAACCGCTTTGCCGTCTACTCGTTTTACAACGGCAAGAAGAAACTGGGCGAGGTGCCGATCATCTCGCTCGGGAAGCCGCCGCCGGAGATCACGCCGAGTGAGATGAAGCAGGCGCTGCAAACCGCCAACATTCAGGACTGGTGGCCGGACTATCCGCATTTCGATTTCCAGCACTCCCGCTTCGCGCCGATGCTGGAGGACGGCTCGGCCGACGCGATCCGCCGCCATGTCTTTCTCTACACGCTCGAGTGGATCAACCCATCGCCGGATGGCGCGATCACCCATATCGAGGTGACGGCAGACGCGGCGCAGTCCACCACGCTCGGCATCCTCGGCGTTTCGGTGCTCAAGCCCTGA